A window of Citrus sinensis cultivar Valencia sweet orange chromosome 7, DVS_A1.0, whole genome shotgun sequence contains these coding sequences:
- the LOC102627787 gene encoding E3 ubiquitin-protein ligase WAVH1-like, translated as MVTGWRRAFCTSIPKEREATPPAAVPVSTTDNKQKQQQPNCSSQSPRLSSKFGFFSNPASPRLQTQPVASPSLRCKTSSTTATSVPNSPKLQCKTTSTAANPNPNPKKPTNNSPRLSSLFANPSSPKSPSTFSFLRASLRLSKSRCGICLQSVKTGRGTAIFTAECSHSFHFPCVANHIKKNRQLLTCPICNYHWKQVPVLSFQNNTTTTTNTTTTKDKETASAKSFKVYNDDEPLGSPISLSHFNPIPESDEEEEFQGFFVTPSAKSNLEISLLPESAVVAAGRSYETYGIMMKVRAPPYAAVRGMRRAPIDLVTMVDVSLSMGGPKLQMIKRAMRLVISSLSSSDRLSIIAFSNASKRLLPLRRMTTNGRRSARRIVDALGITGQGMCANDALKKAAKVLDDRRETNPFATIIVLSEANSPPNQGHSSPVVSSTRFSDSDIPVHSIAFNVSGAFTHAPNDEAFVKCVGGLLGVVVQDLKLQLGLAPGSAPVEIAAVYSLTGRPDALGSGSIRLGNLYAKEERELLIELKVPASCKGAHHVLSVRSSYKDPSSKELICSKEQAMLAPRPQAVRSSSPSIARLRNLHVSTRAVAESRRLLKLNDLSGAYHLLSSARALLVQRSSKSADEFLRGLDAELAELHRCRQQIQKRQRVSGQAEEKPEPLTPTSAWRAAERLAKVAIMRKHMNRVSDLHGFENARF; from the exons ATGGTTACTGGATGGAGAAGAGCTTTCTGCACATCAATCCCCAAAGAAAGAGAAGCAACCCCACCAGCAGCAGTCCCAGTGTCAACAACAGATAATAAGCAAAAGCAGCAGCAGCCAAATTGCAGCAGCCAAAGCCCAAGATTGAGCTcaaaatttggatttttctccaatcctGCATCGCCTCGATTACAAACTCAGCCAGTTGCAAGCCCAAGTCTCCGTTGCAAAACCAGTAGTACTACTGCCACATCAGTGCCCAACAGCCCCAAGCTTCAATGCAAAACAACCTCCACCGCTGCTAATCCTAATCCTAATCCTAAGAAACCAACGAATAATAGCCCAAGATTATCGTCTCTTTTCGCTAATCCTTCATCTCCTAAATCTCCTTCTACCTTCTCCTTTCTCAGAGCCAGCCTCCGTCTCTCCAAA AgccgatgtgggatttgtTTACAGAGTGTTAAAACCGGACGAGGCACAGCAATCTTCACAGCTGAATGTTCTCACAGCTTTCACTTCCCCTGCGTAgctaatcatattaaaaagaaCCGTCAGCTTTTAACATGCCCTATTTGCAACTATCACTGGAAACAAGTTCCCGTTTTGTCTTTCCAAAAtaacaccaccaccaccaccaacacTACCACTACCAAAGATAAAGAAACCGCCAGCGCCAAGTCTTTCAAAGTTTACAACGATGACGAACCATTGGGCTCTCCCATTTCTTTATCCCACTTCAATCCCATCCCTGAATCGgacgaagaagaagagttTCAAGGATTCTTCGTCACTCCCTCCGCAAAATCCAATCTTGAGATCAGTTTATTGCCGGAGTCGGCGGTGGTCGCTGCTGGAAGAAGTTACGAGACGTATGGGATAATGATGAAGGTTAGGGCGCCACCCTATGCAGCGGTGCGTGGGATGCGACGCGCCCCGATTGATTTGGTCACGATGGTTGATGTGAGCTTGAGCATGGGCGGGCCGAAGCTTCAGATGATTAAACGAGCCATGAGATTGGTTATTTCGTCGCTGAGCTCTTCTGACCGTTTGTCGATTATTGCCTTTTCTAATGCTTCCAAACGGTTGCTACCATTACGTCGCATGACGACTAACGGACGGAGGTCAGCTCGTAGGATTGTCGACGCTCTTGGGATTACCGGTCAAGGCATGTGTGCGAACGACGCGCTTAAGAAAGCGGCTAAAGTGCTTGATGATCGTCGCGAGACAAACCCCTTTGCAACTATCATCGTTCTATCTGAGGCAAACTCGCCGCCCAATCAAGGCCATTCATCACCGGTCGTGTCCTCCACGCGCTTCTCAGACTCGGATATCCCTGTTCATTCCATTGCTTTCAACGTTAGCGGCGCGTTTACCCACGCTCCAAATGATGAGGCGTTTGTCAAATGCGTTGGAGGTTTATTAGGCGTGGTGGTTCAGGATCTGAAGCTCCAACTCGGGTTGGCGCCCGGCTCGGCTCCTGTTGAGATAGCTGCTGTTTATTCTCTGACGGGCCGGCCCGACGCTCTCGGATCGGGTTCGATCCGACTAGGCAATTTGTATGCCAaggaagagagagaattatTGATCGAATTGAAAGTGCCCGCTTCTTGTAAGGGGGCCCACCATGTGTTGTCCGTACGGTCTTCTTACAAAGACCCATCATCGAAGGAGCTAATCTGTTCTAAAGAACAGGCCATGTTGGCACCTAGGCCTCAAGCCGTTAGATCATCATCTCCCAGCATAGCACGGCTGAGGAACCTCCACGTCAGCACTCGAGCGGTGGCTGAATCCCGGAGATTGTTGAAGCTTAATGATTTATCTGGAGCTTATCATTTATTATCATCGGCTCGAGCTCTGTTGGTACAGAGGAGCTCCAAGTCAGCTGATGAGTTTTTGCGCGGCCTAGATGCTGAGCTAGCCGAGCTACATCGGTGCAGGCAGCAGATTCAAAAAAGACAGAGAGTGAGTGGACAGGCGGAGGAGAAGCCGGAGCCACTTACGCCGACATCAGCCTGGCGAGCCGCCGAGCGGTTGGCTAAAGTGGCTATTATGAGGAAGCATATGAACAGAGTCAGCGACTTGCACGGCTTTGAAAATGCcagattttaa
- the LOC102628081 gene encoding protein RMD5 homolog, translating to MELNDIKDAFDRVAKKQKLSCSKTQEVIDLIVQEIEKALETVKSASHLDDKYVLTELKRRLQDIAPLGQLEGTQKELNIALSKYTKILEKSFNPDISKAYRNIEFDTHTVNQIIASHFYRQGLFEVGDCFISETKESECSAAILSIFEDMYQILEAMKSGNLEPALKWAAANSDKLTQNGSDLQLKLHSLQFVEILRKGSREEALKYARANLAPFASNHVNEIQKLMACLIWARKLESCPYPQLVSQTNWVTVAEELTRQFCNLVGQSYESPLSVTIAAGVQALPPLLKFMTVMAGKKQEWQSMKQLPVPVELDKEFQFHSIFVCPVSKEQTSDDNPPMIMSCGHVLCRQSINKMSKNHSRTFKCPYCPSDIDAAQCRQLYF from the coding sequence ATGGAGCTGAATGACATTAAGGATGCATTTGATCGTGTTGCGAAGAAGCAAAAGCTATCTTGTTCTAAAACCCAGGAAGTGATCGACCTAATTGTccaagaaattgaaaaggcACTGGAAACAGTGAAGTCAGCCTCCCATCTTGATGACAAATATGTCCTCACCGAACTCAAGAGAAGGTTGCAAGATATTGCACCCCTCGGTCAACTGGAAGGCACACAGAAGGAACTGAATATAGCGCTGAGCAAGTACACAAAAATTCTGGAGAAATCTTTTAATCCAGATATATCCAAGGCTTACAGAAACATTGAATTTGACACACACACAGTTAACCAAATAATTGCTAGCCATTTCTACAGGCAGGGCCTTTTTGAAGTCGGTGACTGCTTCATAAGTGAGACTAAGGAATCAGAATGTTCTGCTGCTATTTTGTCTATTTTCGAGGACATGTATCAAATACTTGAAGCTATGAAGAGTGGGAACCTAGAGCCTGCACTGAAATGGGCTGCTGCCAACTCTGACAAGCTCACACAAAACGGATCTGACCTTCAGCTGAAACTTCATAGCTTACAGTTTGTTGAAATACTACGGAAGGGAAGCAGAGAGGAAGCTCTCAAGTATGCCAGAGCCAATCTTGCTCCTTTTGCTTCAAACCATGTTAACGAGATTCAGAAGCTCATGGCTTGTCTCATCTGGGCTAGAAAACTTGAAAGCTGCCCATACCCTCAATTAGTATCTCAAACCAATTGGGTTACAGTAGCAGAGGAGCTAACTCGGCAATTCTGCAATCTTGTTGGACAGTCCTATGAAAGTCCATTGAGTGTGACGATAGCAGCAGGTGTTCAAGCTTTGCCGCCACTCTTGAAGTTTATGACTGTGATGGCAGGGAAGAAGCAGGAGTGGCAATCAATGAAGCAGTTGCCTGTGCCGGTGGAATTGGATAAGGAGTTTCAGTTCCATTCAATATTTGTGTGTCCTGTGTCAAAAGAGCAAACGTCTGACGATAACCCTCCAATGATCATGTCCTGCGGCCATGTGCTCTGCCGGCAGTCAATTAACAAAATGTCAAAGAACCACTCAAGGACATTCAAGTGCCCATACTGTCCATCTGATATTGATGCAGCACAGTGTCGGCAGCTGTATTTCTGA
- the LOC102628574 gene encoding uncharacterized protein LOC102628574 codes for MDYQNKLVLAPMVRVGTLPFRLLAAQYGADITYGEEIIDHKLLKCERRVNEYIGSTDFVEKGTDSVVFRTCHQERNHVVFQMGTSDAVRALTAAKMVCKDVAAIDINMGCPKSFSVSGGMGAALLSKPELIHDILTMLKRNLDVPVTCKIRLLKSSQDTVELARQIEKTGVSALAVHGRKVVDRPRDPAKWGEIADIVAALSIPVIANGDVFEYDDFQRIKTATGASSVMAARGALWNASIFSSQGKLHWEDVKREYVRKSILWENDVKSTKHTLKEMIMHYSSLELPEGKAIIKSETLADIAKLYEEEKYYQFVNENRFLVNGSR; via the exons ATGGACTACCAGAACAAGCTCGTTCTCGCTCCCATGGTTCGCGTT GGCACGCTGCCTTTTAGGTTGTTAGCTGCTCAATATGGCGCAGATATCACGTACGGGGAGGAGATTATTGATCACAAACTGCTCAAGTGTGAACGCAGAGTTAACG AATACATTGGGTCTACAGATTTTGTGGAGAAGGGAACAGATAGTGTTGTATTTAGAACTTGTCATCAAGAAAGAAACCACGTAGTGTTTCAAATGGGAACTTCTGATGCTGTGAGGGCTTTAACTGCTGCCAAGATGGT GTGTAAAGATGTTGCTGCAATAGATATTAATATGGGCTGCCCCAAATCGTTTTCTGTGAGTGGAGGCATGGGTGCTGCACTGTTGTCTAAGCCGGAGCTCATTCATGAT ATTTTGACAATGCTAAAGAGGAACTTGGATGTGCCAGTGACATGCAAGATTCGACTTTTAAAATCGTCTCAGGATACTGTAGAACTAGCTAGGCAAATCGAGAAAACAGGTGTTTCTGCTCTCGCTGTCCATGGAAG aaaagtagTCGATAGGCCAAGGGATCCAGCTAAGTGGGGTGAGATTGCTGATATTGTAGCAGCATTGTCTATTCCAGTAATTGCAAATGGTGATGTCTTTGAATATGATGATTTTCAACGCATTAAAACTGCAACAG gtGCCTCATCGGTGATGGCTGCTAGAGGAGCTCTCTGGAATGCTTCGATATTCTCCTCCCAGGGAAAACTACACTGGGAAGATGTGAAAAGAGAGTATGTTCGAAAG AGCATCTTATGggaaaatgatgttaaaaGCACAAAGCATACGTTGAAGGAAATGATAATGCATTATTCTTCCCTTGAACTCCCAGAGGGGAAGGCTATCATCAAGTCAGAAACCTTGGCAGATATAGC GAAACTCTATGAGGAGGAGAAGTACTACCAGTTTGTGAATGAGAACCGATTCTTGGTCAATGGAAGCAGATGA